In Promicromonospora sukumoe, the following proteins share a genomic window:
- a CDS encoding Ig-like domain-containing protein — MPGLKVSTRSAVSGGVVAVFAGTLILMSLLHRGESTAEVDLDDSGVWVTKTSAGLLGRFNNEAQAMDGTLLSGSSTFDVQQAEYRVLMTDPGTATASPVDPAQLALGGTMTAPAGAVITSGGHTTAVLDPEDGRLWVLPFEAAVQFSAEDLEPTAELGPGARVAVATDGTVFGAAPAKGRLATVTTSGSGAVEDVTDVELPVAKGAEVEVTAVGDRPVVLDRTAATLVLPGGDVVNLPGGAEARVQQPSAEADAVVVATPKGLVTQPLRGGDPTTRVGEGTPAAPVQLGGCTFAAWSGTGRVVRDCPGTDRDVDELLEGAEGELAYRVNRQVIVLNDVSAGTLWMAADDFEKVDDWDLKMPEDAEGEKTESETTTPEMVDQFVAQRDKPNRPPEPEDDSIGVRPGRTTVLDVLGNDLDPDGDVLTAAIKEPAGKVSGAKASDISVDRVLDGAALQANVPETASGSTTFTYTVDDGRGGSADAKVQVRVVPLSENEPPAPKGEPVLRVAQGGDAKIKVLPFWRDPDGDDLVLSSADTADPMDEVRFRPDGTVEFRDGGTATGRKIVDLTVSDGLDQVGEGRLLVDVIATQEPPVAVADHMTVLAGDPVTVAPLRNDSDPNGDRLRLVSVSEQAPATITENYAAGTFRFVSKKPGSYDITYQVSDGPGSTMGLVRVDVLPPPDAAGPPVVVADTVLLPAGGSALVDVLANDSDPAGGVLVVSSVDASPGVTAVVLDHHVLRVAETERLDRPVTLRYTVSNGTETAVGQVRVVPIAAPTKLRPPEAAPDEATVHTGDIVTVPVLKNDSHPDGLELELTPDLVETPELGEAFVSEDTVRFRAGSEAGTAHLVYEVRDSNGQKDSAQVTINVTDTLENAAPQPPDTTARVLAGAVTRIPLPLDGSDPDGDHVTLDGLSAPPSQGTARVVEGFLEYEASRDAAGADEFRYSVTDTRGATAEGTVAVGVAQPPGVNQPPTAGDDETLVRPGRDVAVDALANDSDPDGDQVGLVPRSFEGAEGLDPRVVEDMVVVTTPRDEGTQTFYYGIEDTYAARATGAITVQVARDAPLLRPIARDDVVPPSDVTSDSVTVDVLRNDSDPDGVATDLTVAVLGDDGEQPAGVTLGESGEVTVALTEDPQVLTYTVTDMDGLEAKAFLRLPRDGSLPHLKQPVKALKTFSGETLEIDVADHVEVADGHEPRFTVEEKVTAIEGTREVTGPTTLTFTSDEDYVGPASVTFEVTDGDGPDDPEGRTAVLTLPVDVRASRNQPPEIRGTALLEVAAGEEAALDLSRVAVDPEGDPLTVEVTGGAEGITFGTEGSTVLAQAQASVPKGTRVTVPFTVSDGGHPPVAGELAVTVVASTRPLARANPDEVRDAHQGEPATVDVLANDANPFPEEPLQVVGAVVETGRGDAESNGSQVVVTPADDFVGAMVVRYRVADATADVSREVEGTVQVTVLGRPEAPRAPQVEEVRSETVVLTWDPPSDNGAEITGYTARSGKGDSTECRSTTCTVTGLKNDVVYNFTVTATNEVGESEPSGPSEDARPDEKPDKPEPPSLTFGDSSLAVSWKNRTYTDRSPIECVNLEISPAPADGVIQKSCVTGTRIVWDGLANGTAYTVTVQAVNAAPDPSDWSDASAPETPAAPPAKPAAPTAQRVDNALGGQITVAWTEPANNGAAVERYHLDVFRDGSQVETQVVTGTSRVVSGLSAEASYTFAVTAENKAGNSPASDRSAAQVPYGQPRVPGTPTAALGSTTSGQADVRWSGISSGDFRGPGHRYEVLANGGGTPGNAGTSTSYTFGGLSNGTAYQFQVRACNQYTCSAWTASSNAVTPYTTPGAPGVSWTLRSSSEGRFTVSGPGSNGGRAVESIRYRVNGGGWQSMGASGGNVDVGPAYSTSYSLEAQACNAAGCGTTASGSGQTNSNPANRSFTISKGADGSTSSGCRQGAACRWINMSITGWEPNTAFTMRCLTTIRQPAGQVYFPRAEQGNWWGQAWGVPLRTDGNGNWSGQSDCMHGYTGADTWVETQQLGSSNRLRW; from the coding sequence GTGCCCGGATTGAAGGTGTCGACCCGGTCGGCGGTCTCCGGCGGCGTGGTCGCCGTCTTTGCCGGGACCCTGATCCTCATGTCCCTGCTGCATCGCGGGGAGTCCACGGCCGAGGTCGACCTCGACGACTCCGGGGTGTGGGTCACCAAGACGTCGGCGGGGCTGCTGGGCCGGTTCAACAACGAGGCGCAGGCCATGGACGGCACGCTGCTGTCCGGCTCCTCGACGTTCGACGTGCAGCAGGCCGAGTACCGGGTGCTGATGACGGACCCGGGCACCGCCACCGCGAGCCCCGTCGACCCGGCGCAGCTCGCGCTGGGCGGCACCATGACGGCGCCCGCCGGGGCGGTCATCACCTCCGGCGGGCACACCACCGCGGTGCTGGACCCGGAGGACGGCCGCCTGTGGGTGCTCCCGTTCGAGGCCGCGGTCCAGTTCAGCGCGGAGGACCTGGAGCCGACGGCGGAGCTCGGCCCCGGCGCCCGGGTCGCCGTCGCCACGGACGGCACGGTCTTCGGCGCCGCCCCCGCCAAGGGCCGGCTCGCCACCGTGACGACCTCCGGCTCCGGCGCGGTCGAGGACGTCACGGACGTGGAGCTGCCCGTCGCGAAGGGCGCCGAGGTCGAGGTGACCGCCGTCGGCGACCGGCCCGTGGTGCTGGACCGCACGGCGGCCACGCTGGTGCTGCCCGGGGGCGACGTCGTGAACCTGCCGGGCGGCGCGGAGGCGCGGGTGCAGCAGCCGTCGGCCGAGGCGGACGCCGTGGTCGTCGCCACGCCCAAGGGCCTGGTCACGCAGCCGCTGCGCGGCGGGGACCCCACGACGCGCGTGGGCGAGGGCACCCCGGCCGCACCCGTCCAGCTCGGCGGCTGCACGTTCGCCGCGTGGTCGGGGACCGGCCGCGTGGTCCGGGACTGCCCCGGCACCGACCGTGACGTCGACGAGCTGCTGGAGGGCGCCGAGGGCGAGCTCGCCTACCGGGTCAACCGCCAGGTCATCGTACTGAACGACGTCTCGGCGGGCACCCTCTGGATGGCGGCGGACGACTTCGAGAAGGTCGACGACTGGGACCTGAAGATGCCCGAGGACGCCGAGGGCGAGAAGACGGAGTCCGAGACCACCACGCCCGAGATGGTGGACCAGTTCGTCGCGCAGCGCGACAAGCCCAACCGCCCGCCGGAGCCCGAGGACGACTCCATCGGCGTGCGGCCGGGCCGCACCACCGTGCTGGACGTGCTGGGCAACGACCTCGACCCCGACGGCGACGTGCTGACCGCCGCGATCAAGGAGCCGGCGGGCAAGGTGTCCGGCGCCAAGGCCTCGGACATCTCCGTGGACCGTGTGCTCGACGGCGCGGCGCTCCAGGCGAACGTGCCGGAGACGGCGTCGGGCAGCACCACCTTCACCTACACCGTGGACGACGGGCGCGGCGGCAGCGCCGACGCGAAGGTGCAGGTCCGCGTGGTGCCGCTGAGCGAGAACGAGCCGCCCGCCCCGAAGGGCGAGCCGGTGCTGCGCGTGGCGCAGGGCGGGGACGCGAAGATCAAGGTGCTGCCGTTCTGGCGCGACCCCGACGGCGACGACCTGGTGCTGTCCAGCGCCGACACCGCCGACCCGATGGACGAGGTGCGGTTCCGCCCCGACGGCACCGTCGAGTTCCGCGACGGTGGCACCGCGACCGGCCGCAAGATCGTGGACCTCACCGTCTCGGACGGGCTGGACCAGGTGGGCGAGGGCCGGCTGCTCGTCGACGTGATCGCCACGCAGGAGCCGCCGGTCGCCGTGGCCGACCACATGACCGTGCTGGCGGGCGACCCCGTCACCGTCGCGCCGCTGCGCAACGACTCCGACCCCAACGGCGACCGGCTCCGGCTGGTCAGCGTCTCCGAGCAGGCCCCGGCCACCATCACGGAGAACTACGCCGCGGGCACCTTCCGGTTCGTGAGCAAGAAGCCGGGCAGCTACGACATCACCTACCAGGTCAGCGACGGGCCCGGCTCGACGATGGGCCTGGTGCGGGTCGACGTGCTCCCGCCGCCCGACGCCGCCGGCCCGCCCGTGGTCGTGGCCGACACGGTGCTGCTCCCGGCGGGCGGCTCCGCGCTCGTCGACGTGCTGGCGAACGACTCCGACCCCGCGGGCGGGGTGCTCGTGGTCTCCTCGGTGGACGCGTCGCCGGGCGTCACCGCTGTCGTGCTGGACCACCACGTGCTGCGGGTCGCGGAGACCGAGCGCCTGGACCGCCCCGTGACCCTGCGGTACACGGTCTCCAACGGGACGGAGACCGCCGTCGGGCAGGTGCGGGTGGTGCCGATCGCCGCGCCCACCAAGCTGCGCCCGCCCGAGGCCGCGCCGGACGAGGCGACCGTGCACACGGGCGACATCGTCACCGTCCCCGTGCTGAAGAACGACTCCCACCCGGACGGCCTGGAGCTGGAGCTCACGCCCGACCTGGTGGAGACGCCGGAGCTCGGCGAGGCCTTCGTCTCCGAGGACACGGTGCGGTTCCGGGCCGGGTCCGAGGCCGGCACCGCGCACCTGGTCTACGAGGTGCGCGACAGCAACGGCCAGAAGGACTCCGCGCAGGTCACCATCAACGTCACGGACACCCTGGAGAACGCGGCGCCGCAGCCGCCGGACACCACGGCGCGCGTGCTCGCGGGCGCCGTCACGCGCATCCCGCTGCCGCTCGACGGCAGCGACCCGGACGGCGACCACGTCACGCTCGACGGCCTCTCCGCGCCGCCGTCCCAGGGCACGGCCCGCGTGGTCGAGGGGTTCCTCGAGTACGAGGCGTCGCGCGACGCCGCGGGCGCGGACGAGTTCCGCTACTCCGTCACCGACACGCGCGGCGCGACCGCCGAGGGCACGGTCGCCGTCGGCGTCGCGCAGCCGCCGGGCGTCAACCAGCCGCCCACCGCGGGCGACGACGAGACCCTGGTGCGCCCCGGCCGCGACGTGGCCGTGGACGCCCTGGCCAACGACTCCGACCCGGACGGCGACCAGGTGGGCCTGGTGCCGAGGTCGTTCGAGGGTGCCGAGGGCCTGGACCCCCGGGTCGTGGAGGACATGGTCGTGGTGACGACGCCCCGCGACGAGGGCACCCAGACCTTCTACTACGGCATCGAGGACACGTACGCGGCCCGCGCCACCGGCGCGATCACCGTCCAGGTCGCCCGGGACGCGCCCCTGCTGCGCCCGATCGCCCGCGACGACGTGGTGCCGCCGTCGGACGTCACCTCCGACTCCGTCACCGTGGACGTGCTGCGCAATGACAGCGACCCCGACGGCGTCGCGACGGACCTGACGGTCGCCGTGCTCGGCGACGACGGCGAGCAGCCCGCCGGCGTCACGCTCGGCGAGAGCGGCGAGGTCACGGTGGCGCTCACCGAGGACCCGCAGGTGCTCACCTACACCGTGACCGACATGGACGGCCTGGAGGCCAAGGCGTTCCTGCGGCTGCCGCGCGACGGCTCGCTGCCGCACCTGAAGCAGCCGGTCAAGGCGCTCAAGACGTTCTCCGGCGAGACGCTGGAGATCGACGTCGCGGACCACGTGGAGGTGGCCGACGGCCACGAGCCGCGGTTCACCGTCGAGGAGAAGGTCACCGCGATCGAGGGCACCCGCGAGGTCACGGGCCCGACGACGCTGACGTTCACGTCGGACGAGGACTACGTGGGCCCGGCGTCGGTCACCTTCGAGGTGACGGACGGCGACGGCCCCGACGACCCCGAGGGCCGGACCGCGGTGCTCACCCTCCCGGTCGACGTGCGGGCCAGCCGCAACCAGCCGCCCGAGATCCGTGGGACGGCGCTGCTCGAGGTCGCCGCCGGCGAGGAGGCGGCGCTGGACCTGTCGCGCGTCGCGGTGGACCCCGAGGGCGACCCGCTGACCGTCGAGGTCACCGGCGGGGCCGAGGGCATCACCTTCGGCACCGAGGGCTCCACGGTGCTCGCGCAGGCGCAGGCCTCCGTCCCGAAGGGCACGCGGGTCACCGTCCCGTTCACGGTGTCGGACGGCGGGCACCCGCCCGTCGCCGGAGAGCTCGCGGTCACGGTCGTGGCCTCGACGCGCCCGCTGGCGCGGGCCAACCCGGACGAGGTGCGCGACGCCCACCAGGGCGAGCCCGCCACGGTGGACGTGCTGGCGAACGACGCCAACCCGTTCCCGGAGGAGCCGCTCCAGGTGGTCGGCGCCGTCGTCGAGACGGGACGGGGCGACGCGGAGTCGAACGGCTCCCAGGTGGTCGTGACGCCGGCGGACGACTTCGTGGGCGCGATGGTGGTGCGCTACCGGGTGGCCGACGCGACGGCCGACGTCAGCCGCGAGGTCGAGGGCACCGTCCAGGTCACGGTGCTGGGCCGGCCGGAGGCGCCCCGCGCCCCGCAGGTCGAGGAGGTGCGCTCCGAGACGGTGGTGCTGACGTGGGACCCGCCGTCGGACAACGGCGCGGAGATCACCGGGTACACCGCCCGGTCCGGCAAGGGCGACAGCACCGAGTGCCGGTCCACGACCTGCACGGTCACCGGCCTCAAGAACGACGTGGTCTACAACTTCACGGTCACGGCGACCAACGAGGTGGGGGAGTCCGAGCCGTCCGGGCCGTCCGAGGACGCCCGGCCGGACGAGAAGCCCGACAAGCCGGAGCCGCCGTCGCTGACGTTCGGCGACTCGTCCCTCGCGGTCTCGTGGAAGAACCGGACGTACACCGACCGGTCGCCCATCGAGTGCGTGAACCTGGAGATCAGCCCGGCCCCGGCCGACGGCGTGATCCAGAAGTCCTGCGTCACCGGCACCCGGATCGTCTGGGACGGCCTGGCCAACGGCACCGCGTACACGGTGACGGTGCAGGCCGTGAACGCCGCGCCGGACCCCTCGGACTGGAGCGACGCCTCCGCCCCCGAGACCCCGGCCGCGCCGCCGGCCAAGCCCGCGGCGCCGACCGCGCAGCGGGTGGACAACGCGCTCGGCGGGCAGATCACCGTCGCGTGGACCGAGCCGGCGAACAACGGCGCCGCGGTCGAGCGGTACCACCTGGACGTCTTCCGGGACGGGTCCCAGGTGGAGACCCAGGTCGTGACGGGCACGTCGCGCGTCGTCTCCGGGCTGTCGGCGGAGGCCTCGTACACGTTCGCGGTCACCGCCGAGAACAAGGCCGGGAACTCGCCGGCCAGCGACCGGTCGGCCGCGCAGGTTCCGTACGGGCAGCCGCGGGTCCCGGGCACGCCGACGGCGGCGCTCGGCTCCACCACGAGCGGCCAGGCCGACGTGCGCTGGAGCGGCATCTCGTCGGGCGACTTCCGCGGGCCGGGGCACCGGTACGAGGTGCTGGCCAACGGCGGGGGCACCCCCGGGAACGCCGGGACGTCGACGTCCTACACGTTCGGGGGCCTGAGCAACGGCACGGCTTACCAGTTCCAGGTGCGCGCCTGCAACCAGTACACCTGCTCGGCGTGGACCGCGAGCTCCAACGCCGTCACCCCGTACACGACGCCGGGAGCCCCGGGCGTGAGCTGGACGCTGCGCTCCTCCTCGGAGGGCCGCTTCACCGTGTCGGGCCCGGGCAGCAACGGCGGCCGGGCCGTGGAGTCGATCCGCTACCGCGTCAACGGCGGCGGCTGGCAGAGCATGGGCGCGTCGGGCGGCAACGTCGACGTCGGGCCCGCGTACAGCACGAGCTACAGCCTCGAGGCGCAGGCCTGCAACGCCGCCGGGTGCGGCACGACGGCGTCGGGCAGCGGGCAGACCAACTCGAACCCGGCCAACCGCTCCTTCACCATCTCGAAGGGCGCCGACGGCTCGACGTCGTCCGGCTGCCGGCAGGGCGCCGCGTGCCGCTGGATCAACATGAGCATCACCGGCTGGGAGCCCAACACGGCGTTCACGATGCGGTGCCTGACCACGATCCGCCAGCCGGCCGGCCAGGTGTACTTCCCCCGGGCCGAGCAGGGCAACTGGTGGGGCCAGGCGTGGGGTGTCCCGCTGCGCACCGACGGCAACGGCAACTGGTCCGGGCAGTCGGACTGCATGCACGGGTACACGGGCGCGGACACCTGGGTGGAGACCCAGCAGCTCGGTTCGTCGAACCGGCTGCGCTGGTGA